A genomic window from Streptomyces mirabilis includes:
- a CDS encoding CBS domain-containing protein, producing MRARDLAVEYETVGVDSDALDAARLMAEHRLPALLVLDERGAPKAILPASQMIKILVPGYVVEDPTLAAVVDERHADRLCEALAGRKVGDCLSKTAPPPAIAAPDDTALEVAAQMAQARSPLVAVVDKDRSGTRLLGVITASHLLERLLAAAAC from the coding sequence GTGCGTGCGCGTGACCTGGCGGTGGAGTACGAGACAGTCGGCGTCGACAGCGACGCCCTGGACGCCGCACGATTGATGGCCGAACACCGGCTGCCCGCGCTTTTGGTGCTGGACGAGCGGGGTGCGCCGAAGGCGATCCTGCCCGCTTCCCAGATGATCAAGATCCTGGTGCCGGGGTACGTCGTGGAGGACCCCACGCTCGCGGCGGTCGTCGACGAGCGCCACGCCGACCGACTGTGCGAGGCGCTCGCGGGACGCAAGGTCGGCGACTGTCTGTCGAAGACCGCGCCACCGCCCGCCATCGCCGCCCCGGACGACACGGCACTGGAGGTCGCGGCCCAGATGGCACAGGCCCGCAGCCCGTTGGTGGCCGTGGTCGACAAGGACAGGAGTGGTACGCGGCTGCTCGGAGTCATCACCGCCTCGCACCTGCTGGAGCGGCTGCTCGCCGCCGCGGCGTGCTGA
- a CDS encoding flotillin family protein, with amino-acid sequence MDVISLGIGVLVAVVLLIAITMLLVVGRLFRKVEQGRALIISKTKKVDVTFTGAVVLPVLHKAEYMDISVKTIEIRRTGREGLICQDNIRADIHISFFVRVNKTVEDVIKVAQAIGTETASDAAAIQDFFAAKFSEALKTVGKQLDFVDLYTKREEFRDRIIQVIGTDLNGYHLDDAAIDFLEQTPMTQLDNQNILDAQGIRKITELTTIEHVRTNEFQRTEQKEITRQNVDARETILELERRQAEAEIKQRREVETLRAREEAATAKVQEEERLGSQGAFIRTEEQLGIQRENQAREIAVAQKNRERVIAVENERIEKDRLLEVIARERETGLTRIAADKEVEAERREIAEVIRERVAVDRTVAEQEESIKKLRAVEEAERGRQTVIIAAEAQAQEKLVKDIKAAEAAETAAKHRAAEQLTLAEARLKSADLDARAKLRLAEGVQAESAAAGLADVQVRDKAAEVTEKAGRAEAVATEARLRAEAEGTEARLRAEAEGSRAKALAEATGIGEKLKAEAEGLGQKAVAMAALDDASRGHEEYRLRIQAEKEIRLAGLEVQRQVAEAQATVLATGLENADINIVGGESVFFDRIVSSIALGKGVDGFMRHSETAQALAKPWLDGTSSFTDDLSRILGSVSTADVQNLTVSALLTKLMRTGGDGAGQVQQLLDKAGELGLSDLPLAALNGSVRA; translated from the coding sequence ATGGATGTCATCTCCTTGGGCATCGGCGTGCTCGTCGCCGTTGTCCTCCTCATCGCCATCACCATGCTGTTGGTGGTCGGCCGGCTGTTCCGCAAGGTGGAGCAGGGGCGGGCGCTGATCATCTCCAAGACGAAGAAGGTGGATGTCACCTTCACCGGCGCCGTGGTGCTGCCGGTGCTGCACAAGGCCGAGTACATGGACATCTCGGTGAAGACCATCGAGATCCGCCGCACCGGCCGCGAGGGTCTGATCTGCCAGGACAACATCCGCGCCGACATCCACATCAGCTTCTTCGTCAGGGTCAACAAGACGGTCGAGGACGTCATCAAGGTCGCGCAGGCCATCGGCACCGAGACCGCGAGCGACGCGGCGGCGATCCAGGACTTCTTCGCGGCGAAGTTCTCCGAGGCCCTCAAGACGGTCGGCAAGCAGCTGGACTTCGTCGACCTGTACACCAAGCGCGAGGAGTTCCGGGACCGGATCATCCAGGTCATCGGCACCGACCTCAACGGCTACCACCTCGACGACGCGGCCATCGACTTCCTCGAGCAGACGCCGATGACGCAGCTCGACAACCAGAACATCCTCGATGCCCAGGGCATCCGCAAGATCACCGAACTGACGACGATCGAGCACGTCCGCACCAACGAGTTCCAGCGCACCGAGCAGAAGGAGATCACCCGGCAGAACGTCGACGCCCGGGAGACCATCCTGGAGCTGGAGCGCCGGCAGGCCGAGGCCGAGATCAAGCAGCGGCGCGAGGTCGAGACCCTCCGCGCCCGCGAGGAGGCCGCGACCGCGAAGGTGCAGGAGGAGGAACGGCTCGGCTCGCAGGGCGCGTTCATCCGCACCGAGGAGCAACTCGGCATCCAGCGCGAGAACCAGGCCCGCGAGATCGCCGTCGCGCAGAAGAACCGTGAGCGGGTCATCGCCGTCGAGAACGAGCGCATCGAGAAGGACCGGCTGCTGGAGGTCATCGCCCGGGAACGGGAGACGGGCCTGACGCGTATCGCCGCCGACAAGGAGGTCGAGGCCGAGAGGCGGGAGATCGCCGAGGTCATCCGGGAGCGGGTCGCGGTGGACCGTACGGTCGCCGAGCAGGAGGAGTCCATCAAGAAGCTGCGGGCCGTGGAGGAAGCCGAGCGCGGACGGCAGACCGTGATCATCGCCGCCGAGGCACAGGCCCAGGAGAAGCTGGTCAAGGACATCAAGGCGGCCGAGGCGGCGGAGACCGCGGCCAAGCACCGTGCCGCCGAGCAACTGACGCTTGCCGAAGCCCGGTTGAAGTCGGCCGACCTCGACGCGCGGGCCAAACTGCGGCTCGCCGAGGGCGTCCAGGCCGAGTCCGCCGCCGCGGGCCTCGCCGACGTGCAGGTCCGCGACAAGGCGGCCGAGGTCACCGAGAAGGCCGGCCGTGCCGAGGCCGTGGCCACCGAGGCGCGGCTGCGTGCCGAGGCGGAGGGCACCGAGGCCCGGCTGCGCGCCGAAGCCGAGGGCTCGCGGGCCAAAGCGCTCGCCGAGGCCACCGGTATCGGCGAGAAGCTCAAGGCCGAGGCGGAGGGCCTCGGCCAGAAGGCCGTCGCGATGGCGGCGCTGGACGACGCGTCCCGTGGCCACGAGGAGTACCGGCTGCGGATCCAGGCCGAGAAGGAGATCCGGCTGGCCGGGCTCGAAGTCCAGCGGCAGGTCGCCGAGGCGCAGGCCACGGTGCTCGCCACCGGACTGGAGAACGCCGACATCAACATCGTCGGCGGCGAGTCGGTCTTCTTCGACCGCATCGTCTCCTCGATCGCACTCGGCAAGGGCGTGGACGGTTTCATGCGGCACTCCGAGACCGCGCAGGCGCTGGCGAAGCCGTGGCTGGACGGCACGTCGAGCTTCACCGACGACCTGAGCCGCATCCTCGGCTCGGTGTCCACGGCCGACGTGCAGAACCTGACGGTCTCCGCGCTGCTGACGAAGCTGATGAGGACGGGCGGTGACGGCGCCGGACAGGTGCAGCAACTGCTCGACAAGGCAGGTGAGCTGGGTCTCTCCGACCTGCCACTCGCCGCCCTGAACGGCAGCGTCAGAGCCTGA
- a CDS encoding ArsB/NhaD family transporter — MSDWHSWAAIVVFVGAYALIISEKIHRVAVALGGAGLMLAIGATDDVSAFYSEDSGVDWNVIFLLMGMMMIVGVLKKTGMFEYLAIWSVKKAKAKPFRVMAMLVVITAVASALLDNVTTVLLIAPVTLLVCERLALSAAPFLIAEVFASNIGGTATLVGDPPNIIIASRAGLTFNDFLVHLAPLVAVLVVVLVALCRVMFRKSFVYDEDRAVEIMALEEREAIKDPRLLVQGLIVLALVVAGFVLHPVLHYEPSIVALLGAGLLVAVSTADTSEVLSEVEWPTLAFFAGLFIMIGGLIDTGVIDEVSKTLADVIGTNELGGSLTLLGASAVLSGVVDNIPYVATMAPITSDLVHNMGGGGDHVMWWALALGADLGGNATAIGASANVVVLGIAERNRQPITFWQFTKYGLIVTAVTVTISLGYVWLRYFALG, encoded by the coding sequence GTGAGCGACTGGCACAGCTGGGCGGCGATCGTCGTGTTCGTCGGCGCGTACGCCCTGATCATCAGCGAGAAGATCCACCGCGTCGCCGTGGCCCTGGGCGGCGCGGGACTGATGCTGGCGATCGGGGCGACCGACGACGTCTCGGCGTTCTACTCCGAGGACTCCGGCGTCGACTGGAACGTCATCTTCCTGCTGATGGGCATGATGATGATCGTCGGCGTGCTGAAGAAGACCGGCATGTTCGAGTACCTGGCCATCTGGTCCGTGAAGAAGGCGAAGGCCAAGCCCTTCCGGGTGATGGCCATGCTCGTCGTCATCACGGCCGTCGCCTCCGCGCTCCTCGACAACGTCACCACGGTCCTGCTGATCGCCCCGGTGACGCTGCTGGTCTGCGAGCGGCTCGCGCTGTCGGCCGCTCCCTTCCTCATCGCGGAGGTGTTCGCCTCCAACATCGGCGGCACCGCGACTCTGGTCGGCGATCCGCCCAACATCATCATCGCCAGCCGGGCCGGCCTGACCTTCAACGACTTCCTGGTCCACCTCGCCCCGCTGGTGGCGGTGCTGGTCGTCGTCCTGGTCGCGTTGTGCCGGGTGATGTTCCGCAAGTCCTTCGTGTACGACGAGGACCGCGCCGTGGAGATCATGGCCCTGGAGGAGCGGGAAGCCATCAAGGACCCCCGCCTGCTGGTCCAGGGCCTGATCGTCCTCGCCCTGGTCGTGGCGGGTTTCGTCCTGCATCCGGTGCTGCACTACGAGCCGAGCATCGTCGCCCTGCTCGGCGCCGGACTGCTCGTCGCCGTCTCCACCGCCGACACGAGCGAGGTCCTCTCCGAGGTCGAGTGGCCCACCCTCGCCTTCTTCGCCGGCCTGTTCATCATGATCGGCGGCCTGATCGACACCGGTGTGATCGACGAGGTCTCCAAGACACTGGCCGATGTCATCGGCACGAACGAACTCGGCGGCTCCCTGACCCTCTTGGGAGCCTCGGCGGTGCTGTCCGGCGTTGTCGACAACATCCCCTACGTCGCCACCATGGCGCCCATCACCAGCGACCTGGTCCACAACATGGGCGGCGGCGGTGACCACGTCATGTGGTGGGCCCTCGCCCTCGGCGCCGACCTGGGGGGCAACGCCACCGCCATAGGCGCCTCCGCGAACGTCGTCGTCCTCGGCATCGCCGAACGCAACCGCCAACCCATCACCTTCTGGCAGTTCACCAAGTACGGCCTGATCGTCACCGCCGTCACCGTGACCATCTCCCTCGGCTACGTGTGGCTGCGCTACTTCGCCCTCGGCTGA
- a CDS encoding beta-propeller fold lactonase family protein, giving the protein MSRHNRRRSPLQVELTLVGAGILAAAAAVTTVTVASAGEVSRGHDDAGSAKAGADHAVFVQGNELDGNTIHVFERAQDGRLSSAGTYATGGKGGDQVAAPTDSLASQGSLVYDDRSGLLLAVNAGSGTVTSFRVEGQRLTDRRVVRSGGDFPSSIAVSGRLAYVMNAGGAGSVQGFRITAKGLVPLRDAHRSLALDNKKVPLFSSSPGQVAFTPGGRELVVTTKSANTVEVFPMTRDGRPARRAVVNDSAGAVPFAITFDKAGRMLVAEAKESTVSTYEVRVDGTLEAVQKSLPNGQNTLCWLERAGDFFYGGNTGSSTVTGYRTDRRGGLALTNDVGVAAPPSAKSQGVIDLAVTRDEKFLYVQNATSGTVDGFRIGRNGSLTKVGTTTGLPPFAESGMEGIAAV; this is encoded by the coding sequence ATGAGCAGGCACAACAGGCGCAGGTCACCTTTACAGGTCGAGCTGACCCTCGTCGGAGCGGGAATCCTCGCCGCGGCGGCGGCTGTGACGACGGTGACCGTCGCCTCGGCGGGAGAGGTCTCCCGCGGGCACGACGACGCGGGCAGCGCGAAGGCCGGAGCCGACCACGCGGTCTTCGTGCAGGGCAACGAACTCGACGGCAACACAATTCACGTCTTCGAGCGCGCGCAGGACGGCAGGCTGAGTTCCGCGGGCACCTACGCGACCGGTGGCAAGGGCGGGGACCAGGTCGCCGCCCCCACTGACTCGCTCGCCTCGCAGGGCTCGCTCGTCTACGACGACCGGTCCGGCCTGCTCCTCGCGGTCAACGCGGGCAGCGGCACCGTGACGTCCTTCCGAGTCGAGGGACAGAGGCTGACGGACCGCCGGGTGGTGCGTTCGGGCGGGGACTTCCCTTCGTCGATCGCGGTCTCGGGAAGGCTCGCGTACGTCATGAACGCGGGCGGGGCGGGCAGTGTCCAGGGTTTCCGGATCACGGCCAAGGGCCTGGTACCGCTGCGTGACGCTCACCGTTCCCTCGCGCTGGACAACAAGAAGGTGCCGCTGTTCAGCAGTTCTCCCGGGCAGGTCGCGTTCACTCCCGGCGGTCGTGAACTGGTCGTGACCACCAAGTCCGCCAACACCGTCGAAGTCTTTCCGATGACGCGTGACGGACGCCCCGCGCGGCGGGCGGTGGTCAACGACTCCGCCGGTGCCGTCCCGTTCGCGATCACCTTCGACAAGGCCGGCCGAATGCTGGTCGCCGAGGCCAAGGAGTCCACGGTCAGTACGTACGAGGTCCGCGTCGACGGCACCCTCGAGGCCGTCCAGAAATCCCTGCCCAATGGTCAGAACACGCTGTGCTGGCTGGAGCGTGCCGGTGACTTCTTCTACGGCGGCAACACCGGCAGCTCGACCGTCACCGGTTACCGCACGGACCGTCGGGGCGGGCTGGCGCTCACCAACGACGTCGGGGTGGCCGCCCCGCCGTCGGCCAAGTCCCAAGGCGTCATCGACCTGGCGGTGACCAGGGACGAGAAGTTCCTGTACGTGCAGAACGCGACTTCCGGCACCGTCGACGGCTTCCGCATCGGCCGGAACGGCTCGCTGACCAAGGTCGGCACGACCACTGGACTGCCCCCCTTCGCCGAGTCCGGCATGGAGGGCATCGCCGCGGTGTAA
- a CDS encoding DNA repair ATPase: MTTGLDTGTYDVLRDRLAAQAGELARRAEALNTRRTEQFGSTRLELTGTERIRTEHHCVPRDIVSVGDVLLFGYDVFLGLKPETTVGDVLTLYDRDLNRLPEDAVPGLLDDPAFVRELVALYRYYRAARLLQLRHVDGRLLAVFQTGEKADDIRVLRWALSADGRASFLDARGERDHVFPSSHDFEWHETTREDHVLGRHPHVSLEGEVFVETVGGTLTVKIEDNTETGEGIYAEPVDEPLQSLADADIAYARVGALMLLRIRPYKEDAHRHLVVNTLTRSVVRLDGIGQACRRLPADQGIVFPGGYCLATGAYKTFDGTAAPVDTAALDYERVIRSPNGEDVLFAFHARVEGRSLLLPYNMIRKEFAAPLSCHGWALFDDGTLTVLRADSDEPTRVHALQLWRSPYVSDTYADAQPSEAGPSSSSQLRANRGDPIARVGNADLVRGISDCLSLTRAASETAPTAEVYEALLAACVRAADTYHWLGDADLGDLRTPLDAVRATAEQVLAEFETVQALTRQAADALAEAAAHIASVVRRLRGEAPRDAHAWVNGLAELRRAQGHLLTLKELRYADTVRIDELAADAEADLASFGQRAVSFLAREDAFTGHHQAVERLVAEAESLTTVAEAAPVTGRIDELTDGLRTVTEVVAGLDIADATVRTSVLERVAEVLGGVNRARATLEARRRELLDHEGRAEFAAEFALLGQSVTSALTAAGSPESCDEQLARLLVQVENLEARFTEFDDFLGELADRRTEVYEAFAARKQTLADARARRAEQLVASAYRVLETVARRAAALADTDAVSTYFASDPMVAKVRRTTDELRDLGDRVRAEALDGRLKATRQEASRALRDRTDLYTDDGRVIRLGSHRFAVNTEPLDLTLVPAADGLAFALTGTDYRSPVADPDFAATRPYWDRLLPSESPQVYRAEHLAARLLDERGPAALAEADLPDLVRQAAETAYDEGHERGVHDHDATAILTAVLRLHERAGLLRHEPAARAAAQLFWAHTLPAEERATLKRRAMSLARARDTFGLTPAIADFRAELAVHVGQASAVYLFEELTTDPGGFVVSTATRTLLDTFRRTVGTSAYDEDLTALDDLAARRQLVEAWLSSYSTATGTDITPGDLAEAVAAELCPDLPRYESDAPLTGTVTGLLGTHPRITDRSLTVRVDEFLSRTREFRAKDTPAFRAYQRQRTTLVTAERTRLRLDEYRPRVMSSFVRGRLIDEVYLPLIGDNLAKQLGTTGEAKRTDTGGLLLLISPPGYGKTTLMEYVADRLGLVLVKVNGPSLGSAVTSLDPADAPNATARQEVEKINFALEAGNNTLLHLDDIQHTSPELLQRFIPLCDATRRVEGVWNGEPRTYDLRGKRFAVCMAGNPYTESGSRFHVPDMLASRADVQNLGDVLTGKEDAFAVSFVENALTAHPVLAPLAGRERTDLDLLIRWAEGDPTARADRLTHPYAAAELDRILAVLRHLLTARATVLAVNAAYIASAARTDATRTEPPFRLQGSYRTMNKIVQRIQPVMNDTELAAVIDDHYTAEAQTLTTGAEANLLKLAELRGTLTTAQALRWAEVKAAYLRAQALGGTEEAPLTRAVAALGLLADRISAVETAIDRAADPRHAMANPTARHAVGPWGRASDGT, translated from the coding sequence ATGACCACCGGCCTGGACACCGGTACGTACGACGTGCTGCGCGACCGACTCGCCGCACAGGCAGGCGAACTCGCGCGGCGCGCCGAGGCGCTCAACACCCGCCGCACCGAGCAGTTCGGCTCGACCCGGCTGGAGCTCACCGGCACCGAACGCATCCGCACCGAGCACCACTGTGTGCCCCGCGACATCGTCTCCGTCGGTGACGTCCTGCTCTTCGGATACGACGTCTTCCTCGGCCTCAAGCCGGAGACGACGGTGGGCGACGTCCTCACGCTGTACGACCGAGACCTGAACCGGCTGCCCGAGGACGCCGTCCCCGGTCTGCTCGACGACCCCGCCTTCGTACGGGAACTCGTCGCTCTGTACCGCTACTACCGTGCGGCACGCCTCCTCCAACTGCGCCACGTGGACGGCAGGTTGCTGGCCGTCTTCCAGACCGGCGAGAAGGCCGACGACATCCGCGTACTGCGGTGGGCCCTCTCGGCGGACGGCCGGGCGTCGTTCCTGGACGCGCGCGGTGAGCGCGATCACGTCTTCCCGTCCTCGCACGACTTCGAGTGGCACGAGACGACCCGCGAGGACCACGTACTCGGCCGCCACCCGCACGTCTCCCTCGAGGGCGAGGTCTTCGTCGAGACGGTCGGTGGCACCCTCACCGTCAAGATCGAGGACAACACCGAGACAGGGGAGGGGATCTACGCCGAGCCGGTCGACGAACCGCTCCAGTCCCTCGCCGACGCGGACATCGCGTACGCGCGCGTGGGCGCCCTGATGCTGCTCCGCATCCGCCCCTACAAAGAGGACGCGCACCGCCACCTGGTCGTCAACACGCTCACCAGGTCCGTGGTGCGCCTCGACGGCATCGGGCAGGCGTGCCGCCGCCTCCCCGCGGACCAGGGAATCGTCTTCCCCGGCGGCTACTGCCTGGCCACGGGGGCGTACAAGACGTTCGACGGAACCGCCGCCCCTGTGGACACGGCAGCCCTGGACTACGAGCGGGTGATCCGCTCTCCCAACGGCGAGGACGTCCTCTTCGCCTTCCACGCGCGTGTGGAGGGCCGCAGCCTCCTGCTCCCGTACAACATGATCCGCAAGGAGTTCGCCGCTCCGCTGTCCTGCCACGGCTGGGCGCTCTTCGACGACGGCACGCTGACGGTGCTGCGGGCGGACTCCGATGAGCCGACACGCGTGCACGCGTTGCAGCTCTGGCGGTCCCCGTACGTCTCGGACACCTACGCCGATGCCCAGCCGTCGGAAGCCGGCCCTTCCTCAAGTTCTCAACTGCGTGCGAACAGGGGAGACCCCATCGCCCGTGTCGGCAACGCCGACCTCGTCCGGGGCATCTCCGACTGCTTGTCCCTCACACGTGCCGCCTCGGAGACCGCTCCGACGGCCGAGGTGTACGAGGCGCTGCTCGCCGCCTGTGTCCGCGCGGCCGACACCTACCACTGGCTCGGCGACGCCGATCTGGGCGACCTGCGCACTCCGCTGGACGCGGTCCGCGCCACGGCCGAGCAGGTACTGGCCGAATTCGAGACGGTCCAGGCCCTCACCCGCCAGGCCGCCGACGCACTCGCGGAGGCCGCCGCGCACATCGCCTCGGTCGTACGACGCCTGCGCGGTGAGGCACCCCGCGACGCTCACGCCTGGGTGAACGGCCTGGCCGAACTCCGCCGCGCCCAGGGCCACCTGCTCACGCTCAAGGAGCTGCGGTACGCCGACACCGTCCGTATCGACGAGCTCGCCGCCGACGCGGAGGCCGACCTCGCCTCGTTCGGGCAGCGTGCCGTCTCCTTCCTGGCCCGTGAGGATGCCTTCACCGGTCACCACCAGGCCGTTGAACGGCTCGTCGCGGAAGCCGAGTCGCTCACCACCGTCGCCGAGGCGGCGCCTGTCACCGGCCGCATCGACGAACTGACCGACGGACTGCGGACCGTCACCGAGGTCGTCGCCGGACTGGACATCGCCGACGCCACGGTAAGGACGTCCGTCCTGGAACGCGTCGCCGAGGTGCTGGGTGGTGTCAATCGCGCCCGCGCCACGCTCGAGGCCCGCCGCCGCGAACTCCTCGACCACGAGGGGCGTGCCGAGTTCGCCGCCGAGTTCGCTCTGCTCGGCCAGTCGGTCACGAGCGCGCTCACCGCCGCGGGGAGCCCGGAGTCCTGTGACGAGCAACTCGCCCGGCTGCTGGTGCAGGTGGAGAACCTGGAAGCCCGCTTCACGGAGTTCGACGACTTCCTCGGCGAGCTGGCGGACAGGCGGACCGAGGTGTACGAGGCGTTCGCGGCCCGCAAGCAGACCCTCGCCGACGCCCGCGCCCGCCGGGCCGAACAGCTCGTGGCCTCGGCGTACCGGGTCCTGGAAACGGTCGCGCGCCGGGCCGCCGCGCTCGCCGACACCGACGCGGTCAGTACGTACTTCGCCTCCGACCCGATGGTCGCCAAGGTCCGGCGCACCACGGACGAGCTGCGCGATCTCGGCGACCGGGTACGGGCGGAGGCACTGGACGGCCGGTTGAAGGCCACCCGCCAGGAAGCGTCCCGCGCCCTGCGCGACCGCACCGACCTGTACACCGACGACGGCCGCGTCATCCGCTTGGGCAGCCACCGGTTCGCCGTGAACACGGAGCCCCTGGACCTCACCCTGGTCCCGGCCGCCGACGGCCTCGCCTTCGCGCTCACCGGCACCGACTACCGCTCACCGGTCGCGGACCCGGACTTCGCCGCCACCCGCCCGTACTGGGACCGGCTGCTGCCCTCCGAATCGCCCCAGGTCTATCGCGCCGAGCACCTCGCGGCCCGGCTGCTGGACGAGCGCGGCCCGGCGGCCCTCGCGGAGGCCGACCTCCCCGACCTCGTACGACAGGCCGCGGAGACGGCGTACGACGAAGGCCACGAGCGTGGCGTCCACGACCACGACGCGACCGCGATCCTCACCGCGGTGCTGCGCCTGCACGAGAGGGCGGGCCTCCTCCGTCACGAGCCCGCCGCCCGCGCCGCCGCCCAGCTGTTCTGGGCCCACACACTTCCCGCAGAGGAGCGCGCGACCCTGAAACGCCGCGCGATGTCGCTCGCCCGCGCCCGCGACACGTTCGGTCTCACACCCGCGATCGCCGACTTCCGGGCGGAGCTGGCGGTCCACGTCGGCCAGGCGTCCGCCGTGTACCTCTTCGAGGAACTGACGACCGACCCCGGCGGCTTCGTCGTCAGCACGGCCACCCGCACACTGCTCGACACGTTCCGCCGGACGGTGGGCACGTCGGCGTACGACGAGGACCTCACCGCCCTCGACGACCTCGCCGCGCGCCGCCAGCTCGTCGAGGCCTGGCTGTCCTCGTACAGCACCGCCACCGGCACGGACATCACCCCCGGAGACCTCGCCGAGGCGGTGGCCGCCGAACTCTGCCCGGACCTGCCGCGTTACGAGTCCGACGCGCCGCTGACCGGGACGGTCACGGGGCTGCTGGGCACGCATCCGCGCATCACCGACCGTTCCCTGACCGTCCGCGTCGACGAATTCCTCTCCCGTACCAGGGAGTTCAGGGCGAAGGACACCCCGGCCTTCCGCGCCTACCAGCGGCAGCGCACCACCCTCGTGACCGCCGAACGCACCCGGCTACGGCTGGACGAGTACCGACCCCGGGTGATGTCCTCGTTCGTCCGGGGCCGCCTCATCGACGAGGTCTACCTTCCTCTCATCGGCGACAACCTGGCCAAACAGCTCGGCACCACAGGCGAGGCGAAGCGCACCGACACCGGCGGCCTGCTCCTGCTCATCTCCCCGCCCGGCTACGGCAAGACGACCCTCATGGAGTACGTCGCCGACCGCCTCGGCCTCGTCCTCGTCAAGGTCAACGGGCCCTCGCTCGGCAGCGCCGTCACCTCGCTCGACCCGGCCGACGCTCCGAACGCCACCGCCCGCCAGGAGGTGGAGAAGATCAACTTCGCGTTGGAGGCGGGCAACAACACCCTTCTCCACCTGGACGACATCCAGCACACCTCGCCCGAGCTGCTTCAGCGGTTCATCCCGCTGTGCGACGCCACGCGCCGTGTCGAGGGCGTGTGGAACGGCGAGCCGCGCACCTACGACCTGCGCGGCAAGCGCTTCGCGGTCTGCATGGCGGGCAATCCCTACACCGAGTCCGGCAGCCGCTTCCACGTCCCCGACATGCTCGCGAGCCGCGCCGACGTCCAGAACCTCGGCGACGTCCTGACCGGCAAGGAGGACGCCTTCGCCGTCAGCTTCGTCGAGAACGCCCTCACCGCGCACCCGGTCCTCGCGCCGCTCGCCGGGCGAGAGCGCACCGACCTGGACCTGCTGATCCGGTGGGCCGAAGGCGACCCGACCGCCCGCGCCGACCGCCTCACCCACCCCTACGCCGCCGCCGAACTGGACCGGATCCTCGCCGTCCTGCGCCATCTGCTCACAGCCCGCGCGACCGTCCTCGCCGTCAACGCGGCCTACATCGCCTCCGCCGCCCGGACCGACGCCACCCGCACGGAGCCGCCCTTCCGGCTCCAGGGCTCCTACCGCACCATGAACAAGATCGTCCAACGCATCCAGCCGGTCATGAACGACACCGAACTCGCCGCCGTCATCGACGACCACTACACGGCCGAGGCGCAGACCCTCACGACCGGCGCGGAGGCGAACCTGCTGAAACTGGCCGAACTGCGCGGCACCCTCACCACCGCACAGGCGCTCCGCTGGGCGGAGGTGAAGGCCGCGTATCTCCGTGCGCAGGCCCTCGGCGGCACGGAGGAGGCCCCTCTGACCCGGGCGGTCGCCGCGCTCGGCCTGCTCGCCGACCGTATCTCCGCCGTGGAGACCGCGATCGACCGGGCCGCCGACCCCCGCCACGCGATGGCCAACCCCACCGCCAGGCACGCCGTCGGGCCGTGGGGGCGAGCGTCGGACGGTACCTAG